A genomic stretch from Arachis stenosperma cultivar V10309 chromosome 3, arast.V10309.gnm1.PFL2, whole genome shotgun sequence includes:
- the LOC130966716 gene encoding uncharacterized protein LOC130966716, with amino-acid sequence MGIETAGVERKLQMQELENLRLKAYENSRIYKENMKAVHDQNIKKREFQPGDFVLLYKSRLRLMPGKLRSKWEGPYRIEKAEPYGVYHLSHPSSSELIKVNGHRLKLYYGEKVQKSKELEIFRLEDPYIATD; translated from the coding sequence ATGGGGATTGAGACTGCTGGAGTTGAAAGAAAGTTGCAAATGCAGGAACTGGAGAACCTTCGCCTaaaagcttatgagaactccagAATATACAAGGAAAATATGAAAGCTGTGCATGATCAAAACATCAAGAAGAGAGAGTTCCAACCTGGAGATTTTGttctcctttacaaatctcgactgaggctcatgcccGGTAAGTTGAGATCCaaatgggaaggtccatacagaaTAGAGAAGGCTGAACCgtacggagtttatcacctaagccatccTTCAAGTTCTGAACTTATTAAAGTTAATGGACACCGCCTGAAGCTATACTATGGTGAAAAGGTGCAGAAAAGCAaggagcttgagatcttccGCCTGGAAGATCCCTACATAGCAACAgactga